From a region of the Paenibacillus sp. R14(2021) genome:
- a CDS encoding beta-galactosidase, whose protein sequence is MYFGVDYYPEHWPEERWPIDAEMMKQANINIVRLAEFAWAKMEPEEGVYDFAWLDRAIEVLAGAGIKIVLGTPTATAPKWLMDKYPDMYPVDVYGLSKGFGTRRHYCVNHPVYRDYSKQIARVMAEHYRDHPHVVAWQIDNEFGGACYCQSDLHAFRIWLRKKYGTIDRLNAEWGTVFWSQTYRSWEEIILPVYSASDGFSQNGGASSLLSTPYNHNPGLLLDYQRFFSDATAEYQRLQIEEIRACSELPITHNLMGHFSELDYFDLGKDLDFVCWDNYPNTMWGKSSPASVSMAHDLMRGIKNQNFWMMEQQSGPCGWHSMGDTPEPGQIRLWTYQAIAHGAEGMVYFRWRACTVGIEQYWHGILDHDGIGRRRYREITAIGSEIAKLSPLYLHAKNDNAVALVKSYDNVWSHRAQPHNLKFSYDTLLKGYYTAVAGHHVGVDVTSAETDFSPYKLVLMPAFNLMTEVIAAKCEAYVASGGALLVTFRSGTRTWNNQMTTLTFPGLFRELAGVELEEFDSVNFGRTVGVNGSFGEGTASIWCDVLKSNGAETLAEYSSHYYNGTPAVTVNTYGKGRVYYVGCDLDADALARLAGIILEREGIAASLPKAYEGVEAIERIAEDGRAYLMLLNHNSEPVEVELNGVYTDALSGEAVEGELSLEPYAVHVLLNS, encoded by the coding sequence ATGTATTTCGGAGTCGATTATTATCCAGAGCACTGGCCGGAGGAACGATGGCCAATCGATGCGGAAATGATGAAGCAGGCGAATATCAATATCGTCAGACTGGCGGAGTTCGCCTGGGCGAAGATGGAACCGGAAGAAGGCGTGTACGACTTCGCATGGCTGGACAGAGCCATCGAGGTTCTCGCTGGCGCAGGCATTAAGATCGTCCTCGGCACCCCGACCGCGACGGCCCCCAAGTGGCTGATGGATAAATATCCGGATATGTATCCCGTGGACGTATACGGCCTAAGCAAGGGCTTCGGCACCCGAAGACATTACTGCGTCAACCACCCCGTATACCGTGATTACTCCAAGCAAATCGCCCGCGTCATGGCCGAGCATTACCGGGATCATCCGCATGTCGTCGCATGGCAAATCGACAATGAATTCGGCGGCGCCTGCTACTGCCAAAGCGACCTGCATGCCTTCCGCATCTGGCTTCGCAAGAAGTATGGAACGATCGACCGGCTTAACGCGGAGTGGGGCACGGTTTTCTGGAGCCAGACGTACCGGAGCTGGGAAGAAATCATACTGCCCGTCTATTCGGCAAGCGACGGCTTCAGTCAGAACGGCGGCGCCAGCAGCCTGCTGTCCACGCCTTACAACCACAATCCGGGCCTGCTGCTGGATTATCAGCGGTTCTTCTCCGACGCTACGGCGGAGTACCAGCGCTTGCAAATCGAAGAGATCCGCGCCTGCAGCGAGCTGCCGATCACCCATAATCTAATGGGGCATTTCAGCGAGCTGGATTATTTCGATCTGGGCAAGGATCTGGATTTCGTCTGCTGGGATAACTACCCGAACACGATGTGGGGCAAATCCTCGCCGGCCAGCGTCTCCATGGCGCATGATCTCATGCGCGGGATCAAGAACCAAAACTTCTGGATGATGGAGCAGCAGAGCGGCCCTTGCGGCTGGCACTCCATGGGCGACACGCCCGAACCGGGACAAATCCGGCTCTGGACATACCAAGCGATCGCGCACGGCGCGGAGGGCATGGTCTATTTCCGCTGGCGCGCCTGTACCGTCGGCATCGAGCAGTATTGGCACGGCATCTTGGATCATGACGGCATCGGACGCCGGCGCTACCGGGAAATTACGGCCATCGGCAGCGAGATTGCCAAGCTGTCGCCGCTCTATCTCCATGCGAAGAACGACAATGCCGTCGCGCTCGTCAAAAGCTACGATAACGTGTGGAGCCATCGCGCGCAGCCGCATAATCTGAAATTCAGCTACGATACCTTGCTTAAAGGCTATTACACCGCTGTCGCAGGCCATCATGTCGGCGTAGACGTCACGAGCGCGGAGACCGATTTCTCCCCCTACAAACTCGTGCTCATGCCGGCGTTCAACCTGATGACCGAAGTCATCGCCGCGAAATGCGAAGCTTACGTTGCGAGCGGCGGCGCCCTGCTGGTTACGTTCCGCTCGGGAACGCGCACTTGGAACAACCAAATGACGACGCTGACCTTCCCGGGTCTATTCCGGGAACTTGCGGGCGTCGAGCTTGAAGAATTCGATTCCGTTAATTTCGGCCGCACCGTCGGCGTGAACGGCTCGTTCGGCGAAGGGACCGCCTCTATCTGGTGCGACGTCTTGAAGAGCAACGGCGCGGAAACGCTCGCGGAATACAGCAGCCATTACTACAATGGAACGCCTGCCGTAACGGTCAATACGTACGGCAAAGGCCGCGTATACTACGTCGGCTGCGATCTGGATGCCGACGCGCTGGCGCGGCTCGCCGGAATTATCTTGGAGCGAGAAGGCATTGCCGCCAGTCTGCCCAAGGCATACGAAGGCGTTGAAGCCATCGAACGCATCGCCGAAGACGGCCGTGCCTACCTCATGCTGCTCAACCATAACAGCGAGCCGGTCGAGGTCGAGCTGAACGGCGTGTACACAGATGCTTTAAGCGGGGAAGCCGTTGAGGGAGAGCTATCCTTGGAGCCTTATGCCGTTCATGTGTTACTGAACTCGTAA
- a CDS encoding ABC transporter substrate-binding protein, with protein MKVWKRSMAHLALASLILVLMLSACSSNNNTSSNADKNTDTPAATNNKAANDKTANAATTDDTTKNEPAPAEEPVELTYYYIVYDMPADQQEVEDAINAYIKPKINATIKLKPVMEAGYKDKINTMLAANESFDLLWTSNWGGGDYDNKVAKGALLPLDDLLAKTPDLKAAIPDVAWDDTRVDGKIYGVPNMQIAAKAEGFAIQKRFIDKYGIDVNSIKTQLDIEPVLKTIHENEPDIIPIASTSNLFDFGRQYGYAAQGYKLGDPNFKIVDTIDKPEYKTFLDTMRRWYTSGYIYKDAATMKDDQLVALLNTGKVAVEWNTTMKPGGEADDKKRFGNNDVVYVRVSEPEFTGVRPTMNSVSHTSKHPEKALEFLQLTSTDPTLFNLLTFGIKDKHYTVIGDNTIKINQDGGYKTDQGWVFGNVLIGYLKEGQAPDTWERTKQLNETAKRPEVSGFNFNTEPYKTESVNIAAVGEQYAKALNNGAVDPAKVLPKYQSALKKAGVDKQTAEMQKQLDEWLKANGKK; from the coding sequence ATGAAAGTCTGGAAACGTTCTATGGCCCATCTCGCGCTCGCCAGCCTGATTCTTGTTCTCATGTTAAGCGCTTGCAGCAGCAACAATAACACGAGTTCAAATGCCGACAAAAACACGGATACGCCCGCAGCGACGAACAATAAAGCGGCGAACGACAAGACGGCGAATGCAGCGACGACAGACGATACGACGAAGAACGAGCCGGCGCCTGCCGAAGAGCCCGTCGAGCTGACCTACTATTACATCGTCTATGATATGCCTGCAGACCAACAGGAAGTCGAAGATGCGATCAATGCGTACATCAAGCCGAAAATCAACGCCACGATTAAGCTGAAGCCTGTTATGGAAGCCGGCTACAAAGACAAAATCAATACGATGCTGGCAGCGAACGAGAGCTTCGACCTCTTGTGGACATCCAACTGGGGCGGCGGGGACTACGACAATAAAGTTGCGAAAGGCGCGCTTCTGCCGCTTGACGACCTGCTGGCCAAAACGCCTGATCTGAAAGCAGCAATCCCGGATGTTGCTTGGGACGACACGCGTGTAGACGGCAAAATCTACGGTGTGCCGAACATGCAAATCGCGGCGAAAGCCGAAGGCTTCGCGATTCAAAAACGTTTTATCGACAAATACGGCATCGACGTCAATTCCATTAAAACGCAATTGGATATCGAGCCTGTCCTGAAAACCATTCATGAGAACGAGCCCGACATCATTCCGATTGCTTCCACGAGCAACTTGTTCGACTTCGGCCGCCAATACGGCTATGCGGCGCAAGGCTACAAGCTCGGCGATCCGAACTTCAAAATCGTCGATACGATCGACAAACCGGAATACAAAACGTTCCTCGATACGATGCGTAGATGGTACACGTCCGGTTACATTTACAAAGATGCAGCGACCATGAAGGACGACCAGCTCGTTGCCCTGCTCAATACAGGTAAAGTGGCTGTTGAGTGGAACACGACGATGAAACCGGGCGGCGAAGCCGACGACAAGAAACGCTTTGGCAACAACGATGTCGTCTACGTCCGCGTATCCGAGCCTGAATTCACGGGTGTCCGCCCGACGATGAACTCCGTCAGCCACACCTCCAAGCACCCGGAGAAAGCGCTGGAATTCCTGCAGCTTACTTCGACAGACCCAACCCTCTTCAACCTGCTGACATTCGGTATCAAAGATAAACACTACACGGTGATCGGTGACAACACAATCAAGATTAACCAAGACGGCGGCTATAAAACCGACCAAGGCTGGGTCTTTGGAAACGTGCTCATCGGCTACTTGAAGGAAGGCCAAGCGCCGGATACGTGGGAACGCACAAAGCAGCTGAACGAAACAGCCAAACGTCCGGAAGTGTCCGGCTTCAACTTCAACACGGAGCCTTACAAAACAGAATCCGTCAACATCGCGGCCGTCGGCGAGCAGTACGCCAAGGCGCTGAATAATGGCGCGGTCGATCCCGCCAAGGTGCTGCCGAAATACCAATCGGCGCTTAAGAAAGCCGGCGTTGACAAGCAAACGGCGGAAATGCAGAAGCAGCTCGACGAGTGGCTGAAAGCAAACGGCAAGAAATAA
- a CDS encoding AraC family transcriptional regulator, with translation MRINHFLAAPRFDRFVCYPESFGHYYEDPAHRENRAAGQLTAYNWHIVRSGKGCVRIGGENVELQAGSGFLYGPGTKQSYYADDKDPWDVRWVHFNGPGIGGLLQDRGMGEPWLFSWVGCERLDKLWGKLLTFGIPSLQGGEARLSAVLYEMLAELVQNAEGLEGITALEQRGKIIEAAEWIRSHSSQPLTLEEMAAAADYSVSHFSRQFHGLIGKTPVQFLTECRIVQAKYLLVTTKLPVKEVAEQVGFASSAYFIQRFRLAEKITPEQFRRLRYG, from the coding sequence ATGAGAATCAACCATTTTCTGGCGGCGCCTCGCTTCGACCGATTCGTTTGCTATCCGGAATCGTTCGGCCACTATTATGAGGACCCTGCGCATCGGGAGAACCGTGCCGCCGGGCAGCTGACGGCCTACAATTGGCATATCGTTCGAAGCGGCAAGGGCTGCGTGAGAATCGGCGGCGAGAACGTAGAGCTGCAGGCGGGGTCCGGGTTTCTTTACGGTCCGGGCACGAAACAGTCCTATTACGCCGACGACAAGGATCCGTGGGATGTGCGGTGGGTGCATTTCAACGGACCGGGCATCGGCGGGCTGCTGCAGGACAGGGGAATGGGAGAGCCCTGGCTGTTCTCGTGGGTCGGCTGCGAACGGCTGGATAAGCTCTGGGGGAAGCTGCTGACGTTCGGCATTCCTTCGCTGCAAGGCGGCGAGGCGCGGCTGTCGGCTGTACTGTATGAAATGCTGGCCGAGCTCGTCCAGAACGCGGAGGGGCTGGAGGGCATAACCGCCTTGGAGCAGCGCGGCAAAATCATCGAGGCTGCCGAATGGATCCGCTCGCACAGCAGCCAGCCGCTGACGCTTGAGGAGATGGCTGCAGCAGCGGACTACAGCGTGTCGCATTTCAGCAGGCAGTTCCACGGCCTCATCGGGAAAACACCGGTGCAATTCCTGACGGAATGCCGGATCGTGCAGGCTAAGTATTTGCTCGTGACGACGAAGCTGCCCGTTAAGGAAGTAGCCGAGCAAGTCGGCTTTGCGAGCAGCGCGTATTTCATCCAGCGCTTCCGGCTTGCGGAGAAGATCACGCCGGAGCAGTTCAGACGGCTAAGATATGGTTAA
- a CDS encoding sugar ABC transporter permease, translated as MIKSSKRSEWHYLKKNSELLLLLLPGALLILVFAYLPMFGVVLAFKDFHYDLGFWKSPWVGLQNFKFFFVSDTAALITRNTVGYGLTYMILTTVISLGLAILMNEMGKRWLRIHQTAMFIPYCLSWVVVSYLALALLDTQNGYLNKVLETLGLPTHMWYLETAPWPYILISAYLWKNVGFSTLVYFAGIMGINQEYYEAAKIDGASRWQTATRITLPMLSTLITVLLILSIGHIFVGDFGLHYFIPNDAGMTYPTTDIIDTYVYRALRVNGDIGMSTAIGLYQSIVGLVLVVTANFVVRKINDENSLF; from the coding sequence ATGATCAAATCAAGCAAACGATCGGAATGGCACTACTTGAAGAAGAACTCGGAGCTGCTCCTCCTGCTGCTGCCCGGCGCGCTGCTCATCCTCGTCTTCGCATACCTGCCGATGTTCGGGGTCGTCCTGGCGTTCAAGGACTTTCATTACGACCTGGGATTCTGGAAGAGCCCTTGGGTCGGCCTTCAGAACTTCAAGTTCTTCTTCGTCTCGGACACCGCCGCCTTAATTACGCGCAATACGGTCGGCTACGGACTCACGTACATGATTCTGACGACGGTGATCTCGCTCGGCCTCGCCATCCTCATGAACGAGATGGGCAAACGCTGGCTGCGCATTCATCAAACAGCCATGTTCATCCCTTACTGCCTCTCCTGGGTCGTCGTCAGCTACTTGGCGCTCGCGCTGCTGGATACCCAGAACGGCTACCTGAACAAAGTGCTTGAAACGCTGGGGCTGCCCACGCACATGTGGTACCTCGAGACGGCGCCTTGGCCGTACATTCTCATCTCGGCCTACTTATGGAAGAACGTCGGCTTCTCCACCCTCGTCTACTTCGCCGGCATCATGGGCATTAACCAGGAATATTACGAAGCGGCCAAAATCGACGGCGCATCGCGCTGGCAGACGGCGACCCGCATTACGCTTCCTATGCTCTCCACCCTGATTACGGTGCTGCTCATCCTCTCCATCGGCCATATTTTCGTCGGAGACTTCGGGCTGCATTACTTCATCCCGAACGATGCCGGCATGACCTATCCAACGACCGACATCATCGACACGTACGTCTACCGGGCACTGCGAGTGAATGGCGACATCGGCATGTCCACCGCCATCGGCCTATATCAATCCATCGTTGGTCTCGTGCTCGTCGTTACGGCGAATTTCGTTGTACGCAAGATCAATGATGAGAATTCGCTTTTCTAG
- a CDS encoding carbohydrate ABC transporter permease, with translation MNTSPQAVAAKSVTVRETGARKEPFSIVILLSHLLFIAITLAMIVPFILVISISFTEETAIVEHGYQFIPSDFTAKAYRYIFEAPLVLFRAYGITILTTVIGTALSLLITAMLGYVTSRRDFRYRTPASFFIYFTMLFGGGLVPSYILIKQYLHLDNTIWALILPSLVSPFYIMVMKGFLSKMPFEIIESAKIDGARELRIFFTIVIPLSTPALATLGLFLSFGFWNSWFSALLYIDNEKLIPIQLLLVRMMQKLEFLTSNSDFINQFGVDTSKFPTLSARMAMAILAGGPMVCIFPFFQKYFVKGLTVGSLKG, from the coding sequence ATGAATACGTCGCCGCAAGCGGTCGCAGCCAAATCCGTGACCGTCCGGGAAACCGGCGCCCGTAAGGAACCCTTCTCTATCGTAATTCTGTTGTCGCATCTGCTCTTCATTGCCATTACGCTTGCGATGATCGTCCCGTTCATCCTCGTGATTTCCATCTCCTTCACCGAGGAGACGGCGATTGTGGAGCACGGATACCAATTTATTCCTAGCGACTTTACGGCCAAAGCGTACCGGTACATCTTCGAGGCGCCGCTCGTCCTGTTCCGCGCGTACGGCATAACCATTCTGACGACGGTCATCGGAACTGCCTTGTCCTTGCTGATCACGGCCATGCTGGGCTATGTCACCTCGCGCAGGGATTTCCGGTACCGGACGCCGGCCTCGTTCTTCATTTATTTCACGATGCTGTTCGGCGGCGGACTCGTCCCTTCCTATATTCTGATCAAACAATACCTGCATTTGGACAACACGATCTGGGCGCTGATCCTGCCTTCGCTCGTGTCCCCCTTCTACATCATGGTCATGAAGGGCTTCCTGTCCAAAATGCCGTTTGAAATTATCGAATCCGCCAAAATCGACGGTGCACGGGAGCTGCGCATCTTCTTCACCATCGTCATCCCGCTGTCGACGCCCGCGCTGGCCACCTTGGGCTTGTTTCTCTCCTTCGGCTTCTGGAACTCCTGGTTCTCGGCCTTGCTCTATATCGATAACGAGAAGCTCATTCCTATTCAGCTGCTGCTTGTCCGCATGATGCAGAAGCTCGAATTCCTGACGAGCAACAGCGACTTCATCAACCAGTTCGGGGTGGATACGAGCAAGTTCCCGACGCTGTCCGCTCGTATGGCGATGGCGATTCTGGCCGGCGGGCCTATGGTCTGCATCTTCCCGTTCTTCCAGAAATATTTCGTCAAAGGGCTGACCGTCGGTTCATTGAAAGGCTGA
- a CDS encoding transporter: MNTIKEAGKPETRNVISILETVDTATGERRTLAEFDRLIEAPNWTSDGKRLIYNSGGRLYAFDLAACESTVIDSGYADHCNNDHVLSPDNSLVAVSHHTREDAQSRIYIFPLAGGAPTLITAMAPSYLHGWSPDGLTLAYCAERNGQYDIYTIPVAGGIEAQLTDTPGLDDGPEYSPDGRHIWFNSTRSGLMQVWRMNADGSEQQQMTFDGSNNWFPHVSPDGSAVAFLAYRKEDVAPEDHPANKHVEIRLMASEGGEARTLVQLFGGQGTINVNSWSPDSRQLAFVSYRLKEHHEPQSTGNGSDT, encoded by the coding sequence ATGAATACGATTAAAGAAGCAGGCAAGCCGGAAACAAGGAATGTCATCAGTATCCTAGAGACGGTCGACACAGCGACCGGCGAACGCAGAACGCTGGCCGAGTTCGATCGGCTGATCGAAGCGCCGAATTGGACAAGCGACGGCAAACGGCTGATCTATAACAGCGGCGGACGCCTCTATGCCTTCGATCTCGCCGCGTGCGAGTCAACCGTGATCGATTCGGGCTATGCCGATCACTGTAATAACGACCATGTGCTGTCGCCGGACAATTCGCTTGTCGCGGTCAGTCATCATACGAGAGAGGATGCACAGTCCCGTATCTATATCTTCCCGCTTGCAGGCGGCGCGCCGACGCTCATTACGGCCATGGCTCCAAGCTATCTCCACGGCTGGTCGCCGGACGGGCTGACGCTGGCTTATTGCGCAGAACGGAACGGTCAATATGACATCTATACGATACCGGTAGCCGGCGGAATCGAAGCGCAGCTGACCGATACGCCGGGGCTTGACGACGGACCAGAATATTCGCCGGACGGCCGTCATATCTGGTTCAATTCGACGCGGAGCGGGCTGATGCAGGTTTGGCGCATGAACGCGGACGGCAGCGAGCAGCAGCAGATGACGTTCGACGGCAGCAATAATTGGTTTCCGCATGTATCGCCCGACGGGAGCGCAGTCGCGTTTCTTGCGTACCGCAAGGAGGATGTGGCGCCGGAAGATCACCCGGCAAACAAGCATGTCGAAATTCGGCTGATGGCAAGCGAAGGCGGGGAGGCGCGGACGCTGGTACAGCTTTTCGGCGGTCAAGGCACGATTAACGTCAATTCGTGGTCGCCGGACAGCCGTCAGCTGGCTTTTGTCAGCTATCGGCTGAAGGAACATCACGAGCCGCAATCCACCGGAAATGGTTCTGATACGTGA